Proteins co-encoded in one Methanobacterium veterum genomic window:
- the atwA gene encoding methyl coenzyme M reductase system, component A2 gives MPFIEIKNVSKRFNDVDVLKNINMTVDEGTVLGILGRSGSGKSVLINMLRGMKEYKPDEGQIIYTVAICPDCLRVEPPSMENKTCKCGGKFETQRVDFWNCDRKIFASLRRRISIMLQRSFALYEDDTVIDNVIKSIEGRDEEDKMYMAIDLIEMTHMTHRITHIARDLSGGEKQRVVLARQMGKEPMVFLADEPTGTLDPQTAELLHQTLLEGVKNKGTTMVITSHWPEVMRTLSDYVIWLENGEIIHEGDPETVVQTFLDSVPLPEKIETPDTGEPILELENIKKHYYSIERGVVKAVDGVSLNVNEGEIFGIVGLSGAGKTTLSRIIYGLTEPSSGKIEMKLGDDWIDMTKPGPLFRGRVKPYMGILHQEYSLYPHRTVLGNLTEAISLDLPAEFAKMKAIYVLKAVGFDEKYASQLLDKAPDELSGGERHRVALAQVLIKEPRVIILDEPTGTMDPITRVQVTDSIRKAREELNQTFIIISHDMDFVLDVCDNASLMRGGKILKTGLPEEIVDDLTAKEKNKMLKKE, from the coding sequence AATAAAAAACGTTTCAAAAAGATTCAATGACGTAGACGTCTTAAAAAACATTAACATGACTGTAGACGAAGGAACAGTTCTGGGTATCCTTGGAAGAAGCGGATCAGGAAAATCCGTTTTAATAAACATGCTTCGTGGAATGAAGGAATACAAGCCAGATGAGGGCCAGATAATTTACACTGTTGCGATTTGTCCAGACTGCTTGAGAGTTGAACCACCCTCAATGGAAAACAAAACATGCAAATGCGGAGGAAAATTTGAAACACAACGCGTGGACTTCTGGAACTGTGATAGAAAAATCTTTGCAAGCTTAAGGCGCAGAATATCCATAATGCTGCAAAGGTCATTTGCACTCTATGAAGATGATACCGTAATAGACAATGTTATAAAATCCATTGAAGGTCGTGATGAAGAAGATAAGATGTATATGGCTATAGACCTTATTGAAATGACCCATATGACACACAGGATAACACATATTGCAAGGGATTTGAGTGGTGGGGAAAAACAGAGAGTAGTACTTGCAAGGCAGATGGGTAAAGAACCTATGGTTTTTCTTGCAGATGAGCCCACAGGTACATTAGATCCACAAACAGCAGAACTGTTACATCAAACTTTACTCGAAGGTGTTAAAAATAAGGGCACCACCATGGTTATAACTTCCCACTGGCCAGAAGTTATGAGAACACTTTCTGATTATGTAATATGGCTTGAAAATGGTGAAATAATCCATGAAGGAGATCCTGAAACAGTTGTACAAACATTTTTAGACAGCGTTCCACTGCCTGAGAAAATAGAAACACCAGATACAGGAGAACCTATACTTGAACTGGAAAATATTAAAAAACATTATTATTCCATTGAAAGAGGAGTTGTAAAAGCTGTAGATGGAGTAAGTCTCAATGTTAATGAAGGTGAAATCTTTGGTATTGTTGGTTTAAGTGGTGCAGGTAAAACTACGCTTTCCAGAATAATTTACGGACTAACAGAGCCTAGTTCAGGTAAAATAGAGATGAAACTTGGAGATGATTGGATCGACATGACCAAACCAGGCCCATTATTCAGAGGCAGAGTAAAACCTTACATGGGAATACTCCATCAAGAATACAGCCTTTATCCACATAGAACTGTTTTAGGCAATCTCACCGAAGCAATAAGTTTAGACTTACCTGCAGAATTTGCAAAAATGAAAGCAATATACGTTCTTAAAGCTGTAGGATTTGACGAAAAATATGCTTCACAATTATTAGATAAAGCTCCCGATGAATTAAGTGGTGGTGAGCGTCACAGAGTTGCCCTGGCTCAAGTTTTAATAAAAGAACCTCGCGTTATAATCCTTGACGAACCAACAGGTACCATGGATCCAATAACCAGAGTACAGGTCACAGATTCTATAAGAAAAGCACGTGAAGAGCTTAATCAAACTTTCATTATAATATCGCATGATATGGACTTTGTACTGGACGTATGTGATAATGCATCCCTTATGAGAGGAGGCAAAATCCTTAAAACAGGGCTCCCTGAAGAAATCGTGGACGATTTGACAGCTAAAGAAAAGAATAAGATGTTAAAAAAAGAATAA